The following are encoded together in the Tripterygium wilfordii isolate XIE 37 chromosome 18, ASM1340144v1, whole genome shotgun sequence genome:
- the LOC119983491 gene encoding probable transcription factor At5g61620: protein MYIVWPNGDPILKHRIAILFSELIGNFLIRKGKKRDSKEGQISQTQIGGKRFVGQNTRTCDANENGNGKGTGSCVRLFGVNIASSPEPQEQQPIQKSLSLGNLQALDQEDDSADHFVEAGYLSDGPVAHSRRGKAAHERKKGKPWSEEEHRTFLAGLKRLGKGDWRGISKKFVISRTPTQVASHAQKYFIRHASTDRKKRRSSVFDLPLSEPEASASKATPNLPPVKTVKPLSKAS from the exons AATCGGAAACTTTCTGATTCGAAAAGGGAAGAAACGGGATTCAAAGGAGGGACAGATCTCCCAAACTCAAATTGGGGGAAAAA GATTTGTGGGGCAAAACACGAGAACATGCGATGCGAATGAGAATGGGAATGGGAAGGGGACTGGATCGTGTGTGAGGCTGTTTGGCGTGAATATTGCGTCGTCGCCGGAACCACAAGAACAACAGCCGATACAGAAGAGCCTTAGCTTGGGCAATCTGCAGGCGTTAGATCAGGAGGATGATAGTGCTGATCATTTCGTTGAGGCTGGGTATCTCTCCGATGGTCCTGTTGCTCATTCCAGGAGAGGCAAAGCTGCCCACGAAAGAAAGAagg GGAAACCATGGTCAGAAGAGGAACACAGAACATTTCTAGCTGGTTTGAAGAGGCTTGGGAAAGGGGACTGGAGAGGAATTTCAAAGAAGTTTGTGATAAGCAGAACCCCAACACAGGTTGCAAGCCATGCACAGAAATACTTCATCAGACATGCTTCCACCGATCGGAAGAAACGCAGATCAAGTGTCTTTGACCTGCCTCTTTCAGAACCAGAA GCCTCTGCTTCCAAAGCAACACCAAATCTGCCTCCAGTCAAAACTGTAAAACCTTTATCAAAGGCAAGTTGA
- the LOC119984747 gene encoding GTP-binding protein YPTM2, protein MNPEYDYLFKLLLIGDSGVGKSCLLLRFADDSYLDSYISTIGVDFKIRTVEQDGKTIKLQIWDTAGQERFRTITSSYYRGAHGIIIVYDVTDQESFNNVKQWLNEIDRYASENVNKLLVGNKSDLTANKVVSYETAKAFADEIGIPFMETSAKNATNVEQAFMAMAADIKNRMASQPAMNNARPPTVQIRGQPVNQNSGCCSS, encoded by the exons ATGAATCCTGAATA TGATTATCTTTTCAAGCTTTTGCTGATTGGAGACTCTGGAGTAGGCAAATCCTGTCTTCTTTTGAGATTTGCT GATGATTCCTACCTGGATAGTTACATCAGTACAATTGGAGTGGACTTT AAAATTCGCACTGTGGAGCAAGATGGGAAGACCATTAAACTTCAAATT TGGGACACGGCAGGACAAGAACGGTTCAGGACAATCACTAGCAGCTACTATCGAGGTGCACATGGCATTATT ATAGTCTATGATGTGACAGACCAAGAGAGCTTCAACAACGTCAAGCAATGGTTGaatgaaatagaccgttatgctagTGAGAATGTGAATAAGCTTCTGGTTGGGAACAAGTCTGATCTCACTGCTAACAAAGTTGTTTCCTATGAAACAGCCAAG GCATTTGCAGATGAAATTGGCATTCCATTTATGGAGACGAGTGCCAAAAATGCCACAAATGTGGAGCAGGCATTCATGGCCATGGCTGCTGACATTAAGAACAG GATGGCTAGCCAACCAGCGATGAACAATGCAAGGCCACCAACAGTGCAGATACGAGGACAGCCTGTTAATCAGAATTCCGGTTGCTGCTCTTCTTAG
- the LOC119983296 gene encoding uncharacterized protein LOC119983296 translates to MVMQARNSSVLLSNHAAETQANAITAAQIMNRFPNLCLDQPPVISPASPAVNWKYYYSTSDILQAISGRGQSSFGTKIMPAASPFVHQIMNHSRIDPIVNRYST, encoded by the exons ATGGTCATGCAGGCTAGGAACTCTTCAGTTTTGCTGTCGAATCATGCTGCGGAGACCCAAGCAAAT GCTATTACTGCAGCTCAGATTATGAACCGGTTTCCGAACCTCTGTTTGGATCAACCACCAGTAATCAGTCCTGCTTCTCCAGCAGTTAATTGGAAGTACTATTACAGCACTTCAGACATCCTG CAAGCTATCTCTGGAAGAGGCCAAAGCTCTTTTGGTACTAAAATCATGCCTGCAGCTTCACCATTTGTGCACCAGATAATGAATCATTCCAGGATAGACCCAATTGTTAATAGATACAGTACATAG